Proteins encoded in a region of the Photobacterium angustum genome:
- a CDS encoding GNAT family N-acetyltransferase, producing MKLDFEISTPRLILRPFKNADLNDFLAAVHDSVNELSPWLEWCDNSFDQHDAHEWISASRLSWQTDFSYEFAIFSRFDDAFIGTVSLSAIIPMTNSANLGYWIKTGCHRQGFATEANIAAVQFAFQMLGLTRLEIITHIDNYASQKTAKACNAKFECEARNRIYYHNKPLDGLVYSLVPSDLFT from the coding sequence ATGAAACTTGATTTCGAAATCTCTACTCCTCGGCTCATTCTTCGCCCATTTAAAAATGCTGATCTCAATGATTTTCTCGCAGCCGTACATGACTCAGTTAATGAACTCAGTCCATGGCTTGAATGGTGTGATAATAGCTTTGATCAACATGATGCCCATGAATGGATCAGTGCAAGTCGACTCAGCTGGCAAACCGATTTTAGCTATGAATTTGCCATCTTTAGTCGCTTTGATGATGCGTTTATTGGGACAGTTTCTCTTAGTGCGATTATTCCTATGACCAATAGTGCAAACTTAGGCTATTGGATAAAAACAGGTTGTCATCGACAAGGGTTTGCGACTGAAGCGAATATTGCAGCCGTACAATTTGCTTTTCAAATGTTGGGTTTAACGCGCTTAGAAATCATTACGCATATCGATAATTATGCAAGCCAAAAAACAGCAAAAGCGTGCAATGCTAAATTTGAATGTGAAGCGCGTAATCGCATTTATTATCATAATAAACCGCTTGATGGTCTTGTTTATTCGCTAGTACCAAGCGATTTATTCACTTAA
- a CDS encoding YecH family metal-binding protein: MNTYHAHDILNLLIESQQPYTIETLKVKIANSYGADATFYTCKLKDLTIEQLLEFFVAKNKVTITDGIVTTNIANMCHH; this comes from the coding sequence ATGAATACATATCACGCTCACGATATCCTTAATTTACTGATCGAATCTCAACAGCCGTACACAATAGAAACATTGAAAGTAAAAATTGCGAATAGCTACGGCGCTGATGCGACGTTTTACACCTGTAAGTTAAAAGATTTAACGATTGAACAATTGTTAGAATTTTTTGTTGCTAAGAACAAAGTGACAATTACAGATGGCATCGTTACGACTAACATTGCCAATATGTGTCACCATTAA